One Desulfovibrio sp. UIB00 DNA window includes the following coding sequences:
- a CDS encoding LysR family transcriptional regulator produces the protein MEVSDLRTFMAVMETGSISHAAKALHRVPSGVTARIMLMEEELGIQLFLREKKRLLPTARGQTLYTYARRITALMDEAELCVKGMEPGGRLRIGALESAAAARLPEVLARLHAEYPSIELELVIGTSSSLYGDILENRLDAVFVVDAPTDERLERMEAFTERLVLIATREHPPIHTPDDIGRKAVLAFQGGCAYRNRLVNWFRAYGWEPQHIVELASYHAIVGGVIAGMGVGVVPASVLELCRTNGMLSVHALEHPLCNAVTELVWRKGMASANVAAVCRCLTNCEQKTDVIPAG, from the coding sequence ATGGAAGTGTCAGACCTGCGCACGTTCATGGCCGTCATGGAAACCGGCAGCATAAGCCACGCCGCCAAGGCTTTACACCGGGTGCCCTCGGGCGTTACCGCCCGCATTATGCTGATGGAAGAAGAACTGGGCATCCAGCTGTTTTTGCGGGAGAAAAAGCGCTTGCTGCCCACGGCAAGGGGACAGACGCTTTACACCTATGCCCGCCGGATAACCGCTCTGATGGATGAAGCCGAGCTGTGCGTGAAGGGCATGGAACCGGGCGGCAGGTTACGCATTGGCGCACTGGAAAGTGCTGCTGCGGCGCGTTTGCCCGAAGTTCTGGCCCGTCTGCATGCGGAATATCCCAGCATCGAGCTCGAACTTGTAATAGGTACCAGCAGCTCCCTGTACGGGGATATTCTTGAAAACAGGCTCGATGCGGTATTTGTGGTTGATGCGCCCACAGATGAACGGCTGGAGAGGATGGAGGCCTTTACTGAGCGGCTGGTGCTCATTGCCACCAGGGAGCATCCACCCATCCATACGCCGGACGACATAGGGCGTAAGGCCGTGTTGGCTTTTCAGGGAGGGTGCGCCTATCGGAACAGGCTGGTGAACTGGTTTCGGGCCTACGGGTGGGAACCGCAGCATATCGTTGAGCTGGCTTCGTACCACGCCATTGTGGGGGGCGTTATTGCGGGCATGGGGGTTGGCGTGGTTCCGGCATCGGTTCTTGAGCTGTGCCGCACCAACGGCATGCTTTCCGTGCACGCGCTCGAACACCCCCTGTGCAATGCCGTAACCGAGCTTGTGTGGCGTAAGGGCATGGCCTCTGCCAACGTGGCGGCTGTTTGTCGCTGTCTCACAAATTGTGAGCAAAAAACGGATGTTATTCCCGCAGGGTAG
- a CDS encoding fumarate reductase iron-sulfur subunit, which translates to MGRNLTFEIFRYNPLDPLSHPHMQTFQLEEHNSMTLFIALNMIRETQDASLQFDFCCRAGICGSCGMVINGRPGLACHTQTSDLPSHITLHPLPVFKLLGDLSVDTGTWFRNVGAKIESWIHTTKEFDPKAQEERMDNELATQIFELDRCIECGCCVAACGTARMREDFIGATAINRMARFYIDPRDNRTPADYYELIGDDSGVFGCMGLLACDNVCPKQLPLQDQLGIMRRMVTMESVRGILPEFIRNKLQGCGCGCSK; encoded by the coding sequence ATGGGACGCAATCTGACGTTTGAAATCTTCCGTTACAATCCGCTGGATCCGCTCTCGCATCCCCATATGCAGACATTCCAGCTTGAAGAACACAACAGCATGACGCTGTTTATTGCGCTGAACATGATCCGCGAAACGCAGGACGCCTCCTTGCAGTTTGACTTTTGCTGCCGCGCCGGAATCTGCGGTTCGTGCGGCATGGTCATCAACGGACGGCCCGGTCTGGCCTGCCACACGCAGACAAGCGACCTGCCAAGCCACATTACCCTGCATCCCCTGCCGGTGTTCAAGCTTTTGGGCGACCTCTCGGTGGATACGGGTACGTGGTTTCGCAATGTGGGAGCCAAGATCGAATCGTGGATACACACCACAAAAGAGTTTGACCCCAAGGCGCAAGAAGAGCGCATGGACAACGAGCTGGCCACCCAGATATTCGAGCTTGACCGCTGCATTGAGTGCGGCTGCTGCGTGGCGGCCTGCGGCACGGCCCGCATGCGCGAGGACTTTATTGGCGCAACGGCCATCAACCGTATGGCACGCTTCTACATTGACCCGCGCGACAACCGCACCCCTGCGGACTATTATGAACTGATCGGCGATGACAGCGGCGTATTTGGCTGCATGGGGTTACTTGCCTGCGACAACGTCTGCCCCAAACAACTGCCGCTTCAGGATCAACTGGGCATCATGCGCCGCATGGTGACAATGGAATCTGTGCGCGGTATTTTGCCCGAGTTTATACGCAACAAATTGCAGGGCTGTGGATGCGGCTGTTCCAAATAA
- a CDS encoding diguanylate cyclase, whose protein sequence is MHKNYAFRTNFIICLIIVIGFSVTSVIGYRSNVDTLKKEAESVTRLASEGMMYQIDAIFAQSIHISLTMAHDSFLINFLSQEKENLKNPAYTLNIREYLAAYRKKYNYDSVFLVSMQTDRYYNFSGVDRIVDHSNPENKWVREFIASNQEFSLNIDNDKAAHDTITVFVNCAVKNKNNETVGIVGVGFTVTSIQAMLIKYEQQFAVKSYLVNADGAIQISSSAQGRSAEDIYSAQTFAAVKNTLKKNSTKISDTWYSGHGTDGYAVTRYLPAPDLFLITDKNTSEIIRQIRTKYYTGAIVVCFTMIIVIFIVTAIIRRYKNKIISLTIAEELKYHAILQNATSHIYDSIVEFDITNDVACGEGTKKFMQQLGLKPNTSYSTMLQTIVAKHILPEHVNLYLKTFSPESIRAALQEQRNKLSCDFQCMQSNGQYIWFRETGYILRWAENDSIHIVICRQNIDHDKRQELSLQDMAQKDGLTGLYNKMTTEALIDRRLTEQPCDAGTLAMIMLDIDNFKELNDSLGHVAGDRIIQEFAQSLRAAFAPGDLVGRIGGDEFIVLTCQHNSEALTTKLEELCNRIRHTTYGGAGQHHLAASMGVALFPLHGKNFSELYASADAALYRAKQKGKDTYTFFETASLA, encoded by the coding sequence ATGCATAAGAACTACGCCTTCCGAACCAATTTCATAATCTGCCTGATTATTGTTATCGGCTTTTCTGTCACGTCTGTAATAGGCTACCGTTCCAATGTGGACACCCTGAAAAAAGAAGCGGAAAGCGTGACGCGCCTGGCTTCAGAAGGCATGATGTATCAGATTGACGCCATTTTTGCCCAATCCATACATATTTCACTGACAATGGCGCACGACAGTTTTTTGATCAATTTTCTTTCGCAGGAAAAGGAAAACCTGAAAAACCCGGCATATACGCTGAACATCAGGGAATACCTTGCTGCCTACAGGAAAAAATACAATTACGACTCCGTTTTTCTTGTCTCCATGCAGACAGACCGTTACTACAATTTTTCTGGTGTTGACCGCATTGTTGACCATTCTAATCCTGAGAACAAATGGGTACGGGAATTTATTGCAAGCAATCAGGAATTTTCACTCAATATTGATAATGACAAAGCTGCGCACGACACCATCACGGTATTTGTAAACTGCGCCGTTAAAAACAAGAATAATGAAACCGTGGGCATAGTGGGTGTTGGCTTTACTGTAACCTCCATTCAGGCCATGCTTATCAAGTATGAGCAGCAATTTGCGGTTAAATCCTACCTTGTGAACGCTGATGGGGCCATCCAAATATCTTCATCCGCGCAGGGCAGGTCTGCCGAAGATATTTATTCCGCGCAAACCTTTGCCGCAGTAAAAAACACCCTGAAGAAGAACAGCACAAAAATTTCTGACACGTGGTATTCTGGTCATGGCACAGATGGCTATGCTGTCACGCGCTACCTTCCTGCCCCGGATCTTTTCCTCATTACAGACAAAAACACCTCTGAAATAATCAGACAGATCAGAACAAAATACTACACCGGCGCTATTGTTGTTTGTTTTACAATGATAATTGTCATTTTTATTGTAACAGCAATAATACGTAGATATAAAAACAAGATAATCTCCCTCACCATTGCTGAAGAACTGAAGTACCACGCCATACTTCAAAATGCCACGTCGCATATTTATGACAGCATTGTTGAATTTGACATAACCAACGATGTTGCCTGCGGCGAGGGCACCAAAAAGTTTATGCAGCAGTTGGGCCTCAAACCAAACACATCATACAGCACCATGCTGCAAACCATTGTGGCAAAACATATTTTGCCCGAGCACGTGAACCTGTACCTGAAAACCTTCAGCCCGGAATCCATACGCGCAGCCCTGCAGGAGCAGCGCAACAAGCTGAGTTGCGATTTCCAGTGCATGCAGAGCAACGGCCAATACATCTGGTTCAGGGAAACCGGTTATATCTTGCGCTGGGCGGAGAATGACTCCATCCACATTGTCATTTGCCGCCAGAACATTGACCACGACAAAAGGCAGGAACTCAGCCTTCAGGATATGGCCCAAAAGGACGGCTTGACGGGTCTTTACAACAAAATGACCACAGAAGCGCTTATTGACAGACGCCTGACGGAGCAACCGTGCGATGCTGGCACCCTTGCCATGATTATGCTTGATATAGACAACTTCAAGGAGCTCAACGACTCGCTGGGCCATGTTGCGGGCGACAGGATCATTCAGGAATTTGCCCAGAGTCTGAGGGCGGCCTTTGCGCCCGGTGATCTGGTGGGCCGCATCGGCGGTGATGAATTTATTGTTCTTACGTGCCAGCATAACAGTGAGGCATTGACCACAAAGCTTGAAGAACTCTGCAATCGCATCCGCCACACCACATATGGAGGCGCAGGACAACACCACCTTGCCGCAAGCATGGGCGTGGCGCTCTTTCCCCTGCATGGCAAAAACTTCAGCGAGCTGTATGCAAGTGCAGATGCCGCCCTGTACCGCGCAAAGCAGAAAGGCAAGGACACGTATACATTTTTTGAAACCGCGTCCTTGGCATAA
- a CDS encoding CBS and ACT domain-containing protein, giving the protein MLILDWMQSKVISIPPTATLLQCRKLFKEHKINRLPVVDANNVVVGLISSSDVRSFAPNKSTGLEIIELLEIMSETKVRDVMVVDPVTITYKSTIEQAAKRMIDRHVACLPVVNDEEKLVGIITGWDVFKALLDISGAEQPGVEVGFVVPYQPGTLRELLDRLKAHGMSIISVLSSASNDGMRQVKIRFKGPDAMSQNMALEQFRDHPGLRYWARDDEFYLKSNVNLG; this is encoded by the coding sequence ATGCTGATACTCGACTGGATGCAATCCAAGGTAATTTCCATTCCGCCGACCGCAACCCTGCTCCAGTGCCGGAAGCTGTTCAAGGAACACAAAATAAACCGACTCCCTGTGGTTGACGCCAACAATGTCGTGGTTGGGCTCATCTCGTCTTCCGATGTCCGCAGTTTTGCTCCCAACAAGTCCACTGGGCTCGAAATCATTGAGCTTCTGGAAATCATGAGCGAAACCAAGGTCAGGGATGTCATGGTGGTCGACCCTGTTACCATCACGTACAAAAGCACTATTGAACAAGCTGCCAAAAGGATGATCGACAGGCACGTTGCCTGCCTGCCCGTGGTGAATGACGAGGAAAAACTGGTGGGCATCATCACCGGCTGGGATGTGTTCAAGGCATTGCTCGACATAAGCGGCGCAGAACAACCCGGCGTTGAGGTGGGCTTTGTAGTCCCCTATCAGCCCGGCACCCTGCGCGAACTGCTCGACAGGCTGAAGGCGCATGGCATGAGCATTATTTCTGTATTGTCGTCGGCTTCAAACGATGGCATGCGACAGGTCAAGATACGCTTCAAGGGCCCCGATGCCATGTCGCAAAATATGGCACTTGAGCAGTTCCGCGACCATCCCGGACTGCGTTACTGGGCGCGCGATGACGAATTTTACCTTAAGTCCAACGTGAATCTGGGCTAA
- a CDS encoding transporter substrate-binding domain-containing protein — MVKFFHTACCCLLLLLLACANLALCATDSSTAASADPITIACMKDNEPLSFVSKTGEPVGLMIDLWRLWGEKVGRPVKFIMGDWQDSLDALHSGRADIHFSMYITPDRARWAKFGPAISPGMGGLLLSTSAGQKITDPSQLGDATIVVLEGSLQEDYMREHFPKVQLVVVRNGAEMFMSVANGLADGISSNFPSAYGTIDRLGLNSFFMPQAFPLFSRNLHPAVLRNRDDLARLMDEGLSRISRAEMVALEERWVRNPAHRVWGDMPRSLLLTPAEREWLANHQTLRVALEDDWHPIEFMDSEGTYNGIGMNLMQVVGRYLNVAIQPVSSNVLKETTGPRRADVEPFLEGTPPEGGPWLFTNPFLQLPLAVATLDSERLVTSPGDLAGKSVAVHDHAGLAGYLRAQLPRSKIVEVSSLTAGLSAVQGGQFDAMVGIALSVEYAVVNKNLRDLRVGLLPQLQYSARVAVRSDWPQLVEIMNKTLDNIPHEQMAAIIKRWANLRIERAMNWMLVLQIGGVVTVFLGSLLAVILIWNRKLAQESAERQKALEAARASASALWQRKQQLRSIVDNLPSLMMLKDSQARYIMANKYFETFTGYAESYVVGKNIADLLSPEHAEQGMRLDKLVIETGKVHKTEEVRYDAVGEEHILDVVRVPLFEPDGTVYGMVYMGIDVTERRAAEQALRRAQMEMSQIFNAAGSAMRVIDRSLIVKEVNDTYVNCFGYSREEMVGRWCGEYPSGSDCGSDCVGKRILNGEPRAAIRQQRQKKDGTWVFCDLVATPFLSPDGELLGIIEDCRDITDLVESQQAAEQASRAKSEFLANMSHEIRTPMNAVVGLTHLTLRTPLNATQRNYLKNIDSSAKSLLRIIDDILDFSKIEAGRMDMEYLDFNLEEVLLGLSSLDTTKSGGKNIELLLRIDREVPLFFKGDPLRLGQVLVNLVGNAIKFTPSGEVVVRVALEEQKDQKAQLRFTVTDTGIGMGQEQLDKLFQEFTQGDSSTTRRFGGTGLGLSISKRIVEMMGGEIGADSELGKGSTFYFTVNLDLQENPQRKPVPAMKNLSERRVLVVDDSFSSREILRQELEDMGLRSGTADCGDAALEELVRAAESGDPYDLVLMDWKMPGNNGIQVVRLLRGCRELPYIPTVIMVTAYGREEIMEEAQAEGISHFLIKPVSPSLLQHAILDVFGQRVADEDASGLPQELRIPAKYRGRRVLLAEDNEVNQLVARELLESSGFVVDIAISGLEALQKAEGTDYAMVFMDIHMPLMDGIEAAKLLRAQARYAHTPIIALTADSMVGDREKSLAAGMNDHLAKPIDPYRLIEVAVQWLEWGADQVAQAGDSGQSGQPE, encoded by the coding sequence ATGGTCAAATTTTTCCACACCGCATGCTGCTGCCTGCTTCTGCTGCTTCTCGCCTGTGCGAATCTTGCGCTGTGCGCGACGGATTCTTCCACGGCAGCCAGCGCAGACCCCATCACCATTGCCTGCATGAAGGATAACGAACCGCTGTCTTTTGTTTCAAAAACAGGAGAACCTGTTGGCCTGATGATTGATCTGTGGCGTCTGTGGGGCGAAAAAGTAGGCAGACCTGTGAAATTCATCATGGGCGACTGGCAGGATTCGCTTGATGCCCTCCATTCTGGGCGGGCCGACATCCACTTCAGCATGTACATCACTCCCGACAGGGCCCGCTGGGCAAAATTTGGCCCGGCCATTTCTCCCGGCATGGGGGGGCTTTTGCTCTCAACATCTGCCGGGCAAAAAATTACTGACCCAAGCCAGTTGGGGGATGCGACCATTGTTGTGCTTGAAGGCTCGTTGCAGGAAGATTACATGCGGGAGCACTTCCCCAAGGTTCAATTGGTGGTGGTGCGCAACGGGGCAGAAATGTTCATGTCGGTGGCCAATGGGCTGGCAGATGGCATTTCGAGCAACTTTCCTTCGGCTTATGGCACCATTGACCGGTTGGGCCTCAACAGCTTTTTTATGCCTCAGGCATTCCCCCTTTTTTCTCGCAACCTTCATCCGGCAGTGCTGCGTAACAGGGATGACCTTGCCCGGTTGATGGATGAAGGGCTTTCGCGCATATCCCGCGCTGAAATGGTGGCGCTTGAAGAAAGGTGGGTCCGTAATCCGGCGCACCGCGTTTGGGGCGACATGCCTCGCTCCCTGCTGCTCACCCCAGCGGAGAGGGAATGGCTGGCAAACCATCAGACCCTGCGTGTTGCCCTGGAGGATGATTGGCATCCCATTGAATTTATGGACAGCGAGGGCACATACAACGGCATTGGTATGAACCTCATGCAGGTTGTGGGGCGATACCTTAATGTTGCCATACAGCCTGTTTCTTCCAATGTGCTGAAAGAAACCACAGGCCCCCGCCGGGCGGACGTGGAGCCTTTTCTGGAAGGGACGCCGCCAGAGGGTGGCCCCTGGTTGTTTACCAATCCTTTTTTGCAGCTGCCGCTGGCGGTTGCAACGCTTGACTCCGAGCGTTTGGTCACGAGCCCTGGCGACCTTGCCGGCAAAAGTGTGGCAGTGCATGATCACGCAGGTCTTGCAGGGTATTTGCGCGCCCAGTTGCCGCGATCAAAAATCGTGGAGGTCTCCAGCCTGACTGCGGGGCTTTCTGCGGTGCAGGGTGGGCAGTTCGACGCTATGGTGGGCATTGCACTTTCTGTGGAATACGCGGTGGTGAACAAAAACCTGCGCGATCTGCGCGTGGGCCTGCTGCCGCAGTTGCAGTATTCCGCCCGGGTAGCCGTACGCTCAGACTGGCCCCAGCTTGTCGAAATCATGAATAAAACACTGGATAATATCCCCCATGAGCAGATGGCCGCGATCATAAAGCGCTGGGCCAATCTGCGTATTGAGCGCGCCATGAACTGGATGCTCGTCTTGCAGATCGGCGGGGTGGTGACAGTGTTTCTGGGCAGCCTGCTTGCGGTCATTTTGATCTGGAACCGCAAGCTCGCGCAGGAATCGGCAGAAAGGCAAAAAGCTCTGGAAGCGGCCAGAGCCAGTGCTTCAGCCCTGTGGCAGCGCAAGCAGCAATTGCGCAGCATTGTGGATAATCTGCCAAGTCTCATGATGCTTAAGGATTCGCAAGCCCGCTACATTATGGCGAACAAGTATTTTGAAACATTTACCGGCTATGCCGAATCCTACGTTGTGGGAAAGAACATAGCCGATCTGCTTTCCCCGGAGCATGCAGAACAGGGAATGCGCTTGGACAAACTGGTCATAGAAACCGGAAAAGTACATAAAACTGAAGAAGTCCGGTATGATGCAGTTGGAGAGGAACATATCCTGGATGTTGTGCGCGTTCCGCTGTTTGAGCCGGACGGCACAGTTTACGGCATGGTCTACATGGGGATAGACGTGACGGAACGCCGGGCCGCAGAACAGGCGCTGCGCCGCGCCCAAATGGAAATGTCGCAGATATTCAATGCCGCTGGCAGCGCCATGCGGGTTATTGACCGCAGCCTGATAGTCAAGGAAGTCAACGATACCTACGTAAACTGCTTTGGCTATTCACGTGAAGAAATGGTGGGCCGCTGGTGCGGCGAATACCCCAGTGGATCAGATTGCGGCTCTGATTGTGTGGGCAAGCGCATTCTTAACGGTGAGCCTCGGGCTGCCATCCGTCAGCAGCGGCAAAAAAAAGACGGGACATGGGTATTTTGCGATCTGGTTGCCACGCCATTTCTTTCGCCTGATGGCGAGCTTCTCGGCATTATCGAAGATTGCCGGGATATTACCGACCTTGTGGAAAGCCAGCAGGCGGCGGAACAGGCCAGCAGGGCCAAGAGCGAATTTCTTGCCAATATGAGCCATGAAATCCGTACCCCCATGAATGCCGTTGTGGGACTTACTCATTTGACCCTGCGCACGCCTCTTAATGCAACGCAGCGTAATTATTTGAAAAATATAGACAGCTCCGCAAAATCCCTTTTGCGGATCATTGACGACATCCTTGATTTTTCCAAGATTGAAGCTGGTCGCATGGACATGGAATATCTGGACTTTAACCTGGAAGAAGTCCTTCTTGGTCTCTCAAGTCTGGATACAACCAAATCCGGCGGGAAAAATATTGAGCTCTTGTTGCGCATCGATCGGGAGGTCCCCTTGTTTTTCAAGGGCGATCCTTTGCGGCTGGGGCAGGTACTGGTCAATCTTGTGGGCAATGCCATCAAATTTACCCCTTCGGGCGAGGTTGTGGTGCGCGTTGCGCTTGAGGAGCAAAAAGACCAGAAGGCGCAGTTGCGTTTTACCGTCACAGACACAGGCATTGGCATGGGGCAAGAGCAGCTGGACAAGCTGTTCCAGGAGTTTACCCAGGGGGATTCATCCACAACACGGCGTTTTGGCGGCACCGGCCTTGGCCTTTCCATCAGCAAGCGGATTGTGGAGATGATGGGGGGCGAAATAGGCGCAGATAGCGAACTGGGCAAGGGCAGCACGTTTTACTTTACCGTCAATCTGGACTTGCAGGAAAATCCCCAGCGAAAGCCAGTCCCGGCCATGAAAAACCTTTCCGAGCGCAGGGTGCTTGTTGTGGACGATTCCTTCTCAAGCCGTGAAATTCTCCGGCAAGAGCTGGAAGATATGGGGCTGCGGTCGGGCACGGCTGACTGCGGCGATGCCGCGCTGGAAGAACTGGTGCGCGCCGCCGAAAGCGGCGACCCCTATGATCTGGTGCTGATGGACTGGAAGATGCCCGGCAATAACGGCATTCAGGTGGTGCGGCTGCTGCGCGGCTGCCGTGAGCTGCCCTACATTCCTACCGTCATCATGGTTACGGCCTATGGGCGGGAAGAAATCATGGAAGAGGCTCAGGCCGAGGGCATCAGCCATTTTCTCATCAAGCCTGTCAGCCCTTCACTCTTGCAACACGCCATCCTGGATGTTTTTGGGCAGCGGGTAGCTGATGAAGATGCATCCGGCTTGCCCCAGGAATTGCGCATCCCTGCCAAATACAGAGGCCGCAGGGTGCTGCTTGCCGAAGATAACGAGGTTAATCAGCTGGTGGCCAGAGAATTGCTGGAATCATCAGGCTTTGTTGTGGACATTGCCATTTCCGGTCTTGAAGCGCTGCAAAAGGCGGAAGGCACTGACTACGCAATGGTGTTTATGGATATCCATATGCCGCTGATGGACGGCATCGAAGCTGCAAAACTGCTACGCGCCCAGGCGCGCTATGCCCATACGCCGATCATTGCTCTCACAGCCGACAGCATGGTGGGCGATCGGGAAAAAAGCCTTGCAGCGGGTATGAACGACCACCTTGCAAAACCCATTGATCCCTACCGCCTGATTGAAGTGGCAGTGCAGTGGCTGGAATGGGGAGCAGACCAGGTTGCCCAGGCTGGTGATTCAGGCCAATCCGGTCAGCCTGAATAA
- a CDS encoding LrgB family protein, which translates to MQIINTFLCSAGTVLAYALVRSLYMRYKHPLINIVAGSAAIVIAVLVLCDVPYETYEPARQIMTLLIGPATVSLALPLYRYRHLLLRNALPILASVCAGAFAAMLSAGVIAKLGGLPDDVVISILPKGVSIPFAVEVASMYGGIPSLTAAFVVATGTLGSLLGLWGLNVIRIKDPFARGLTMGTISHAQGTAVALQEGQEQGAMGGLAMILAGILTAALAPVAVWIVQRLPLM; encoded by the coding sequence ATGCAGATCATAAACACATTTTTGTGCTCAGCGGGCACCGTGCTGGCATATGCGCTGGTGCGCAGCCTGTATATGCGTTATAAGCATCCGCTCATCAACATCGTGGCTGGCAGCGCCGCCATAGTCATCGCAGTGCTGGTGCTGTGCGATGTTCCCTATGAAACCTATGAGCCAGCCCGACAGATCATGACCTTGCTCATTGGCCCGGCAACGGTCAGCCTTGCGCTGCCCTTGTACCGCTATCGCCACCTGCTCCTGCGCAATGCCTTGCCCATTCTTGCAAGCGTGTGCGCGGGGGCCTTTGCAGCAATGCTCTCTGCCGGGGTTATTGCCAAACTGGGCGGCCTGCCGGACGACGTGGTAATTTCCATTCTCCCCAAGGGGGTTTCCATCCCCTTTGCCGTTGAGGTGGCCTCCATGTATGGCGGCATCCCGTCCCTGACTGCGGCCTTTGTGGTGGCTACCGGTACGCTCGGCTCCCTCTTGGGTTTGTGGGGGCTGAATGTCATACGCATCAAGGATCCCTTTGCACGGGGGCTGACCATGGGCACAATTTCGCATGCTCAGGGAACAGCCGTTGCATTGCAGGAAGGGCAGGAACAGGGAGCAATGGGCGGTCTGGCCATGATTCTGGCAGGTATTCTTACTGCGGCTCTGGCGCCTGTGGCAGTCTGGATAGTACAGCGGCTGCCGTTGATGTAG
- a CDS encoding CidA/LrgA family protein, with protein MRATWKLLWQTAILTAIFWGCDQLTRLTGIPIPGNVLGIIVLFFLLLTGIVKESHISMAAEFLLKHLVFFFVPIAVGLMQWGSVFYDYGWVLAAAIVGSTALPLVIVGFMARALRRATPEKKEEEAPCRS; from the coding sequence ATGCGCGCAACATGGAAGCTGCTTTGGCAGACCGCAATTCTGACAGCCATATTCTGGGGATGCGATCAACTCACACGGCTGACAGGAATTCCCATCCCCGGCAACGTGCTGGGCATAATCGTACTGTTTTTTCTGCTGCTCACCGGTATTGTGAAAGAAAGCCACATCAGCATGGCGGCGGAATTTCTGCTGAAGCATCTTGTGTTCTTTTTTGTGCCCATTGCGGTAGGGCTGATGCAATGGGGGAGCGTTTTTTATGATTACGGATGGGTGCTTGCGGCTGCCATTGTGGGCAGTACAGCCCTGCCGCTGGTGATTGTGGGCTTTATGGCCCGGGCCCTGCGCCGCGCTACGCCTGAAAAGAAAGAGGAAGAAGCACCATGCAGATCATAA